The Chryseobacterium glaciei DNA window TTCCCTACCAGCAAAGGTGCATCTACTCACATCAGCCACAGTTTGCAGGCCCTTTCCGAAATTGCTGATAAAGTAGATGTGTACTGTCTGAAAGGTAATTCTGCCATAGATCTCGAACTAGCAGAAAATGTGGAAATCCATCCGTTTTATTATGAGGATGAGTCTCAAAATTATCTGGAAAGAGCCCAGCTTTTTTCTGAAAAAGTCTACAGTTGTACGAAACTTTCCGATGAAAAAGGAATTGGACAGTTTCGCGATATCTGGAGCGGATTAGGAATGATAAAACAAACTCATCTCAAAACGATTTTTGAAGTCAATGCGTTGACATCCATAGAATTGCCGGTAAGATTCCCTCTCTTAACACCCTCTCTCATTACTGAAATCCAGAATATTGAATTGACTTGCCTTGAAGCTTGTGATCATATCGTAACACCGTCTGCAGTCACAAAAAAATATTTGACAGAAAAGTTTTCGATTGACAAGGACAAAATCTCTGTTATCCCAAACGGTGCGGAAGCATTTCCAAAAAGTGAAAAACCTGTTGACCTTCCTGTAGATTATATCGTTTATTTCGGAGCGTTGCAACCTTGGCAAGGATTGGATGTTCTGCTGAAATCTTTCCAGTATTTGAAAGATTATCAAAATTTGAAATTAATCATTTGCTCTTCCGTTAAAGAAAAAGTGACAAAACCTTATCATAAATTAATTGAAAATCTAGGAATCCAAGATCAGGTCATTTTCAGATATGAATTAGGTAAGGAATCGCTCTACACCATCATCCAGCACGCAAAAGCGTCCATTGCACCGTTAAAATTTGGAGATCGTAATGTGGTGCAAGGCTGTTGCCCTATCAAAATTTTAGAATCTATGGCCTGTAAAACGCCAATTGTTGTCGCAGAATTGCCCGTAACCCAAGAGTTGCTGACGGAAGACGATGCCTACTTTTTCTGGCCGGAAGATGAACTGGATCTCAGCCGATGCATCCGTTTTGTTTTGGATAATCCAGAAATGACCAATCTAAAAGCGCAGAATGCATTCAACAGGTTCCAAAAGCAATTTACATGGAATCATCACAATGAAAAATTACAAAAAGTATATCAAAATTTAATGTAAACTATGGCAGAATATTATAATATCCAGTTGACTACGGAAGATATGGCGCCTATTGAAAGAGCGCATCTGCACCGTGGTTTCAGTTCAAAGAAAACACCTCTGAAATGGATCAGATTCTTCAGAATGTGCGTTTTGCAACGCGAACTATCCCTAAAAAAGAGAAAGAAAAAAACCAACACACTTTGGATTGCGTATTTTATTATTGCCATTGCAATGATCTTTCTGGTCCCAAGTTACTGGTTTGTAGTCAACATCATTTTGTTTGTGGTAGTTTTAGTAATGGATGTGCGAAACAGAAGAGAATTTAGAAAGAATTATACAGATGGTTATGACTTTTTCTCGGATTACTTTTCCGCCTTATTTACATTGATAGAAGAAGAACTTCCACAATTAGGAACTATCCACTTTACTGCGAATGTGAAGGAAACATTGGCAGGCGTAGAACATTTGAAATCCGCTGAGGACGCTACATTTGAAACACCAGGTTTCATCTCTGGTAAAGAGGAGTTTTATGAAAAAGAAATTGGACAGGGCTACTGCACACTGAAAGATGGTGCAGAAGTTAGCTTCAGCTTTGTGGAAAAAGTGAGAAAACGCATTATCAACAAGAAAGGACTCAGCGGGAAAAGGAAAACGAAAGAGAAATATAAATCCGTCTATCCTTTTATTCTAAAGTTAAAACTTCCGAAATCCATCTATCAGCTAAAAACCGACATTGATAAATCTGATATCCAACTGGAAGAAGATGAATCATTTTATTATATGAAAGCGCGGAGAAAATTTGATGTCAAGGACGAAAATCCAGATGATTACAGTGCCTATCAGTACAATTCCACTCCTTTATTTTCCGTAGAATATTTTTCTTTGGAGGTCGTTAACTTATTCAATATCTGCTACGGATGCTTTACCTTAAAATAAGACTGAGATTATGGATCAAAATATAAAATGTCAGGAAAAATTAGGTTTGTTTCTCGTGGACGATTGTCCTGCTGTTGCCACGGAACAATGCGCAAACTGCAACAAAAACGTTTGCAAAAATCATATCTTCCGTCAGAATGAAAATGGCAAAGATCAAAAACTTTGTCTGACGTGTAAAGCCGTTCTGGATCCCAGACTGACTTCCAAGATCGAATTATACTCGCCGGACCGATCAGTCTGGAGGAAAAAAATGATGAACAGGTTCCATACCGAATATCCATTTCTGGTGACTATGGCAAGCCAGTACGGCGCACTGTTTGACACGGTTTTGTTC harbors:
- a CDS encoding glycosyltransferase, whose translation is MKSYYASFDAFPTSKGASTHISHSLQALSEIADKVDVYCLKGNSAIDLELAENVEIHPFYYEDESQNYLERAQLFSEKVYSCTKLSDEKGIGQFRDIWSGLGMIKQTHLKTIFEVNALTSIELPVRFPLLTPSLITEIQNIELTCLEACDHIVTPSAVTKKYLTEKFSIDKDKISVIPNGAEAFPKSEKPVDLPVDYIVYFGALQPWQGLDVLLKSFQYLKDYQNLKLIICSSVKEKVTKPYHKLIENLGIQDQVIFRYELGKESLYTIIQHAKASIAPLKFGDRNVVQGCCPIKILESMACKTPIVVAELPVTQELLTEDDAYFFWPEDELDLSRCIRFVLDNPEMTNLKAQNAFNRFQKQFTWNHHNEKLQKVYQNLM